One window of Ziziphus jujuba cultivar Dongzao chromosome 5, ASM3175591v1 genomic DNA carries:
- the LOC107420287 gene encoding cytochrome P450 CYP82D47 — protein MELGVACTIFAFLLFLCFLLWISRKAHTNTNKLPPEATGAWPFIGHLPLLRGPQPAYITLGNIADKDGPLFTIKLGAHRALVVSSLEMAKECLTTNDKVFANRPKSLAAELMGYNFAMFGFSPYGPYWRQIRKTATVELLSNHRLEMLKNVRESEVKASIKEVYDLWKNNKGKSKTVEMRRWFGDVNLNIIFRMVVGKRYVGATTPSEMEESERCRKALRDFFKLGGGFVISDALPFLRWLDLGGHGKAMKQTAKELDDVLERWLKQHKQKRVSRSGEIHDFMDLMLSVLDEAEDHQSPSTYDSDTINKATCLVLILGGTDTTTVSLTWALSMLLNNREILKKAQDELDQQVGRERHVEESDMNNLIYLQAIIKETLRLYPSAPLSVPHESIEDCTVGGYHVPAGTRLIINIGKIQRDPRVWSDPYQFQPERFLTTCKDFDVRGQNFELIPFGSGRRVCPGISLALQVMQLILANLLHAFEITTPLDEPVDLGETSGLTNMKATPLEVILTPRLSVDY, from the exons ATGGAGTTGGGTGTTGCATGTACCATCTTCGCTTTTCTTCTGTTTCTCTGCTTTCTTCTGTGGATATCAAGAAAAGCCCACACAAACACAAATAAGTTACCACCAGAAGCAACCGGTGCATGGCCGTTTATCGGCCACCTTCCCCTCTTAAGAGGACCACAACCTGCTTACATAACTTTAGGAAATATAGCTGACAAGGACGGACCTCTCTTCACCATCAAGCTAGGCGCACACAGAGCCCTGGTTGTAAGTAGTTTGGAAATGGCTAAGGAATGTCTCACAACCAACGACAAAGTGTTCGCCAATCGGCCCAAGTCTCTAGCGGCCGAGCTTATGGGCTACAACTTTGCCATGTTCGGGTTCAGCCCTTATGGCCCTTACTGGCGCCAAATCCGCAAGACTGCCACGGTCGAACTCTTATCCAATCACCGGCTTGAGATGCTCAAGAACGTCCGGGAATCCGAGGTTAAAGCCTCCATTAAAGAGGTATATGATTTATGGAAAAACAACAAAGGTAAGTCAAAGACAGTGGAGATGAGAAGATGGTTTGGAGATGTAAATTTGAACATAATATTCAGGATGGTGGTAGGGAAACGATATGTTGGAGCCACCACGCCAAGTGAGATGGAAGAGAGTGAAAGGTGTCGAAAGGCGTTGAGAGATTTTTTCAAACTGGGTGGAGGGTTTGTGATATCGGATGCTCTTCCATTTCTAAGATGGTTGGATTTGGGTGGGCATGGTAAGGCTATGAAGCAGACGGCCAAAGAGCTTGATGATGTTCTTGAAAGATGGTTGAAACAGCATAAGCAGAAAAGGGTTTCTAGATCTGGAGAGATTCatgatttcatggatttgatgCTTTCTGTTCTTGATGAAGCTGAAGATCATCAATCTCCTTCTACTTACGATTCGGATACAATTAACAAAGCTACATGCCTG GTTCTTATATTAGGGGGCACAGACACCACAACGGTATCGTTGACATGGGCTCTTTCAATGCTTCTCAATAATCGCGAAATCTTGAAAAAGGCTCAAGACGAATTAGACCAGCAGGTTGGTAGGGAAAGACATGTGGAAGAATCAGACATGAACAACCTTATTTATCTTCAAGCcataatcaaagaaacattgCGTCTTTATCCTTCGGCACCACTCTCAGTACCGCACGAGTCCATTGAAGATTGCACAGTTGGTGGCTATCATGTACCTGCAGGCACACGTCTTATTATAAATATCGGAAAGATCCAACGGGATCCACGAGTCTGGTCTGATCCTTACCAGTTTCAGCCTGAAAGATTTCTTACAACTTGTAAGGATTTTGATGTTAGAGGCCAGAATTTCGAGTTGATACCATTTGGAAGTGGTCGAAGAGTATGTCCTGGAATATCACTTGCTCTTCAAGTTATGCAGCTTATACTGGCTAATTTGCTACATGCCTTTGAAATTACAACCCCACTGGATGAACCAGTGGACTTGGGTGAGACTTCTGGACTAACCAACATGAAGGCTACCCCTCTTGAGGTCATTCTCACCCCACGTCTTTCGGTTGATTATTAA
- the LOC132803717 gene encoding flavonoid-6-hydroxylase-like, protein MESASLIVLLSDVLSRIFLLCHYLGVAKSLFSRSARVWSNPNQFQPETFLTTCKDFDVRGQNFELIPFSSGRRVCPGISFALQVMQLTLANLLHAFEITTPSDEPVDLGETSGLTNMKATPLEVILIPRLSVDY, encoded by the coding sequence ATGGAAAGTGCGTCACTTATTGTCTTATTAAGCGACGTTTTATCgcgcatttttttattatgtcacTACCTTGGTGTCGCTAAATCGTTATTTTCGCGTAGTGCACGAGTCTGGTCGAATCCTAACCAGTTTCAGCCTGAAACATTTCTTACAACTTGTAAGGATTTTGATGTTAGAGGCCAGAATTTCGAGCTGATACCATTTAGCAGTGGTAGAAGAGTATGTCCCGGAATATCATTTGCTCTTCAAGTTATGCAGCTTACACTGGCTAATTTGCTACATGCCTTTGAAATTACAACCCCATCAGATGAACCAGTGGACTTGGGTGAGACTTCCGGACTAACCAACATGAAGGCTACCCCTCTTGAGGTCATTCTCATCCCACGTCTTTCTGTTGATTATTAA
- the LOC107410055 gene encoding LOW QUALITY PROTEIN: cytochrome P450 CYP82D47 (The sequence of the model RefSeq protein was modified relative to this genomic sequence to represent the inferred CDS: deleted 1 base in 1 codon), with protein MKYFALAYPFPGSYTIFALLFFLLSLLWISKRVHRNTKKAPPEAAGAWPLLGHLPVLGSQKPAHMTLGNMADKYGPVFTIKLGVHRALIVSSWEIARECFTTNDKAFANRPKYLAAELMGYNLAMFGFSPYWRQVRKIATLELLSNHRLEMLKNVRESEVRASIDEIYELWKKKKEESNSGKVLVEMRRWFGDTTLNVILRMVVGKRFAGATTQAEKEESERCSKAIREFFKLGGEFVISDALPFLRRWDLGGQQKAMKETAKELDGVLEIWLEQHKQKKISGEVAGENDFMDMMLSVLDDDNAEEQSPSSYGVDTINKATCLALILGGTDTTSVALTWALSLLLNNRQVLKKAQDELEHQVGRERACEESDIKNLVYLQAIIKETLRLYPSAPLSVPHESIQDCTVGGYHIPAGTRLLVNLAKLHRDSRVWTNPNQFQPERFLTSTCKDFDVRGQNFEFIPFGTGRRVCPGISFALQVMHLLLANLLHAFEITTPLDEPVDMGETSGITNMKATPLEVVLGPRIFAW; from the exons ATGAAGTACTTCGCTCTCGCATATCCATTTCCTGGTTCATATACCATCTTTGCCTTACTGTTTTTCCTCTTGTCTCTTCTATGGATATCAAAGAGAGTCCatagaaacacaaaaaaagCACCCCCAGAAGCAGCCGGCGCTTGGCCGTTGCTCGGCCACCTTCCAGTCTTAGGAAGCCAAAAACCAGCCCACATGACTTTGGGAAACATGGCCGACAAGTATGGACCAGTGTTCACAATCAAGCTCGGCGTACACCGAGCCTTGATTGTAAGCAGTTGGGAGATTGCTAGAGAGTGTTTCACCACCAACGACAAAGCGTTCGCCAACCGACCCAAATATCTAGCAGCCGAGCTTATGGGCTATAACTTGGCCATGTTCGGTTTCAGCCCATACTGGCGCCAAGTCCGCAAGATTGCCACGCTCGAACTCTTATCAAATCACCGGCTTGAGATGCTCAAGAACGTACGAGAATCAGAGGTGAGAGCTTCCATAGATGAGATATATGAACtgtggaagaagaaaaaggaagaaagtaaTTCGGGAAAGGTTTTGGTGGAGATGAGGAGGTGGTTTGGGGATACAACTTTGAATGTCATATTGAGGATGGTGGTTGGGAAGCGATTCGCTGGGGCTACAACGCAGGCAGAGAAGGAGGAGAGTGAAAGATGCAGTAAAGCGATAAGGGAATTTTTCAAACTGGGTGGGGAGTTTGTGATATCGGATGCTCTTCCGTTTCTAAGACGGTGGGATTTGGGTGGACAACAGAAGGCCATGAAAGAGACAGCCAAAGAGCTTGATGGTGTTCTTGAAATATGGTTGGAACAACATAAGCAGAAGAAAATCTCTGGTGAGGTCGCAGGCGAGAATGATTTCATGGATATGATGCTTTCCGTTCTTGATGATGATAACGCGGAAGAGCAATCTCCCTCTAGTTATGGTGTCGATACAATTAATAAGGCTACATGCTTG GCTCTAATACTGGGGGGAACAGATACCACATCAGTGGCTTTAACATGGGCTCTATCTCTGCTACTCAATAATCGGCAAGTCTTAAAAAAAGCACAAGATGAATTAGAGCACCAGGTGGGCAGAGAAAGGGCATGTGAA GAATCGGACATCAAGAACCTTGTTTATCTCCAAGCCATAATCAAGGAAACACTGCGTCTCTATCCCTCGGCACCACTCTCTGTACCGCACGAATCCATACAAGACTGCACAGTCGGTGGCTATCACATACCTGCAGGCACACGCCTTCTTGTGAATTTAGCAAAGTTACATAGGGACTCAAGGGTGTGGACCAATCCTAACCAATTTCAACCTGAAAGATTTCTTACAAGTACTTGCAAAGACTTCGATGTTAGGGGCCAGAATTTCGAGTTCATACCATTTGGAACTGGTAGAAGAGTCTGTCCTGGGATATCATTTGCTCTTCAAGTTATGCATCTTTTATTGGCTAATTTGCTACATGCTTTTGAAATTACAACTCCATTAGATGAACCAGTGGATATGGGTGAGACTTCTGGAATAACCAATATGAAAGCTACCCCGCTTGAGGTTGTTCTTGGTCCACGGATTTTTGCTTGGTAA
- the LOC107410063 gene encoding cytochrome P450 CYP82D47: protein MDHFLIPFTSTIGFCALLLISYTLLRSRRVTNCKGKIPPEARGAWPIIGHLPMLGGSKPPHITLAAMAEKNGPVFTVRLGVHRALVVSSPETAKECFTINDVEVSSRPKLIAVKHFGYNHAMFNFAPYGNYWREIRKIVTVHLLSSRRIELLDHVRVSEIGIYLKQLYVHWTEKKNESNQVLVEMKQWFGDLTLSVIARMVAGKQFFVGGDHVGDEKEIKESRQVQNAMREFFHLVGLFLPGDAVPYLGWLDLGGYEKAMKKTAKQLDEALEKWLQEHKRKRERGGGEVVKEEQDFMDVMLSVLPASGLAGYDADIINKTTTATMIAGGSDTTTVTIIWALSLLLNNRHALKKAKDELDAIVGHERFVKESDLNQLVYLQATIKETLRLYPAAPLAGPRIFTEDCIIGGFHVPKGTRLITNLWKIHTDSEIWEDPLEFKPERFLTTHKDIDFSGQNFEYMPFGSGRRACPGSSFGLQMVSLSLASFLHAFEISTPLDAPVDMTESSGMTNLKATPLDVLVKPRLPAKLYA from the exons ATGGATCATTTCCTTATTCCGTTTACTTCCACAATTGGATTCTGTGCTCTACTTCTCATCTCTTATACTTTATTACGTAGTCGAAGGGTTACCAATTGCAAGGGCAAAATACCACCTGAAGCCAGAGGTGCATGGCCTATAATCGGTCACCTTCCAATGTTAGGAGGATCCAAGCCTCCCCACATAACTCTAGCAGCCATGGCTGAAAAGAATGGACCCGTCTTTACCGTCCGCCTTGGCGTGCATCGAGCTTTGGTGGTGAGTAGTCCCGAGACGGCTAAAGAATGCTTTACCATCAATGATGTCGAAGTATCCTCACGTCCTAAACTAATCGCCGTGAAGCACTTTGGCTACAACCACGCCATGTTTAACTTTGCACCTTATGGAAACTATTGGCGTGAAATCCGTAAGATAGTTACGGTACACTTGCTCTCCAGCCGCCGGATCGAGCTGCTTGATCATGTTCGTGTCTCTGAAATTGGAATCTATTTGAAACAACTGTATGTGCATTGGACTGAGAAAAAGAATGAATCGAACCAGGTATTGGTGGAGATGAAACAATGGTTTGGAGACTTGACACTGAGTGTGATTGCCAGAATGGTGGCTGGGAAGCAATTCTTTGTCGGTGGAGATCATGTTGGTGAtgagaaagaaattaaagaatcACGGCAGGTTCAGAATGCAATGAGAGAATTCTTTCATTTGGTTGGTTTGTTTTTGCCAGGGGATGCCGTGCCTTATCTTGGGTGGTTGGATTTAGGAGGATATGAGAAAGCCATGAAGAAAACCGCAAAGCAATTAGATGAAGCGCTTGAGAAATGGCTCCAAGAGCACAAGAGGAAGAGGGAAAGAGGTGGTGGTGAAGTAGTCAAGGAAGAGCAAGATTTCATGGACGTGATGCTCTCTGTGCTTCCGGCTTCGGGGCTTGCCGGTTATGATGCCGATATAATCAACAAAACCACTACTGCG ACTATGATTGCAGGGGGTAGCGATACCACCACGGTTACTATAATATGGGCTCTATCCCTGTTGCTAAACAACCGCCACGCTCTGAAAAAAGCCAAAGATGAATTGGATGCCATTGTCGGCCATGAAAGATTTGTGAAAGAGTCTGATCTGAACCAGCTGGTTTACCTCCAAGCCACAATCAAAGAGACATTACGACTCTACCCAGCAGCTCCACTTGCGGGACCGCGTATATTCACCGAGGACTGCATCATAGGTGGCTTTCATGTCCCGAAAGGTACACGACTTATCACCAACCTTTGGAAAATTCATACCGACTCGGAAATATGGGAGGACCCACTGGAGTTCAAGCCAGAGAGATTTCTGACCACCCATAAAGATATTGATTTTAGTGGCCAGAATTTCGAGTATATGCCGTTTGGCAGTGGGAGAAGAGCGTGCCCTGGTTCTTCTTTTGGGTTGCAAATGGTGAGTTTGTCGTTGGCTAGTTTTCTTCATGCTTTCGAAATCTCGACTCCCTTGGATGCACCGGTTGATATGACTGAAAGCTCTGGAATGACGAATCTCAAAGCAACTCCTCTTGATGTTCTTGTAAAGCCGCGCTTGCCCGCCAAGCTCTACGCATAA
- the LOC132803670 gene encoding cytochrome P450 CYP82D47-like translates to MELGVACTIFAFLLFLCFLLWISRKAHTNTNKLPPEATGAWPFIGHLPLLRGPQPAYITLGNIADKDGPLFTIKLGAHRALVVSSLEMAKECLTTNDKVFANRPKSLAAELMGYNFAMFGFSPYGPYWRQIRKTATVELLSNHRLEMLKNVRESEVKASIKEVYDLWKNNKGKSKTVEMRRWFGDVNLNIIFRMVVGKRYVGATTPSEMEESERCRKALRDFFKLGGGFVISDALPFLRWLDLGGHGKAMKQTAKELDDVLERWLKQHKQKRVSRSGEIHDFMDLMLSVLDEAEDHQSPSTYDSDTINKATCLALILGGTDTTTVSLTWALSMLLNNRETLKKAQDELDQQVGRERQVEESDMNNLIYLQAIIKETLRLYPSAPLSVPHESIEDCTVGGYHVPAGTRLIVNIGKIQRDPRVWSDPYQFQPERFLTTCKDFDVRGQNFELIPFGSGRRVCPGISFALQVMQLILANLLHAFEITTPLDEPVDLGETSGLTNMKATPLEVILTPRLSVDY, encoded by the exons ATGGAGTTGGGTGTTGCATGTACCATCTTCGCTTTTCTTCTGTTTCTCTGCTTTCTTCTGTGGATATCAAGAAAAGCCCACACAAACACAAATAAGTTACCACCAGAAGCAACCGGTGCATGGCCGTTTATCGGCCACCTTCCCCTCTTAAGAGGACCACAACCTGCTTACATAACTTTAGGAAATATAGCTGACAAGGACGGACCTCTCTTCACCATCAAGCTAGGCGCACACAGAGCCCTGGTTGTAAGTAGTTTGGAAATGGCTAAGGAATGTCTCACAACCAACGACAAAGTGTTCGCCAATCGGCCCAAGTCTCTAGCGGCCGAGCTTATGGGCTACAACTTTGCCATGTTCGGGTTCAGCCCTTATGGCCCTTACTGGCGCCAAATCCGCAAGACTGCCACGGTCGAACTCTTATCCAATCACCGGCTTGAGATGCTCAAGAACGTCCGGGAATCCGAGGTTAAAGCCTCCATTAAAGAGGTATATGATTTATGGAAAAACAACAAAGGTAAGTCAAAGACAGTGGAGATGAGAAGATGGTTTGGAGATGTAAATTTGAACATAATATTCAGGATGGTGGTAGGGAAACGATATGTTGGAGCCACCACGCCAAGTGAGATGGAAGAGAGTGAAAGGTGTCGAAAGGCGTTGAGAGATTTTTTCAAACTGGGTGGAGGGTTTGTGATATCGGATGCTCTTCCATTTCTAAGATGGTTGGATTTGGGTGGGCATGGTAAGGCTATGAAGCAGACGGCCAAAGAGCTTGATGATGTTCTTGAAAGATGGTTGAAACAGCATAAGCAGAAAAGGGTTTCTAGATCTGGAGAGATTCatgatttcatggatttgatgCTTTCTGTTCTTGATGAAGCTGAAGATCATCAATCTCCTTCTACTTACGATTCGGATACAATTAACAAAGCTACATGCCTG GCTCTTATATTAGGGGGCACAGACACCACAACGGTATCGTTGACATGGGCCCTTTCAATGCTTCTCAATAATCGCGAAACCTTGAAAAAGGCTCAAGACGAATTAGACCAGCAGGTTGGTAGGGAAAGACAGGTGGAAGAATCAGACATGAACAACCTTATTTATCTTCAAGCcataatcaaagaaacattgCGTCTTTATCCTTCGGCACCACTCTCAGTACCGCACGAGTCCATTGAAGATTGCACAGTTGGTGGTTATCATGTACCTGCAGGCACACGTCTTATTGTAAATATCGGAAAGATCCAACGGGATCCACGAGTCTGGTCTGATCCTTACCAGTTTCAGCCTGAAAGATTTCTTACAACTTGTAAGGATTTTGATGTTAGAGGCCAAAATTTCGAGTTGATACCATTTGGAAGTGGTCGAAGAGTATGTCCTGGAATATCATTTGCTCTTCAAGTTATGCAGCTTATACTGGCTAATTTGCTACATGCCTTTGAAATTACAACCCCACTGGATGAACCAGTGGACTTGGGTGAGACTTCTGGATTAACCAACATGAAGGCTACCCCTCTTGAGGTCATTCTCACCCCACGTCTTTCGGTTGATTATTAA